From a single Populus trichocarpa isolate Nisqually-1 chromosome 17, P.trichocarpa_v4.1, whole genome shotgun sequence genomic region:
- the LOC18106962 gene encoding rust resistance kinase Lr10 isoform X2 yields MIFMSCENTVNSPLYVDTAPYGLNYGSGNYSNSSLVTHSNYVTLGGMNASDLMELCSIEKIFLLPKKNYTDNYSFEEIHSDLANGFELSWYNINCEKCRRGCYLNSADHRRCIGFHESYRQIILYTVAELLTTIALLHGLKVVCGTPCVIIFLIYKWRRRHLSVYDTVEQFLQSQNNLMPVRYSYSDIKKITRGFKDELGKGGFGTVYKGKLRSGRFAAIKLLGKSKANGQDFINEVATIGRIHHTNVVQLIGFCAEGSKRALVYDFMPNGSLDSHLFSQEGSISLSWQKLHQISLGVACGIDYLHLGCDMQILHFDIKPHNILLDENFTPKVSDFGLARLYPTNGSITSLTAARGTIGYMAPELFYKNIGRVSYKADVYSFGMLLLEMAGKRKNLNALAENSSQIYWPYWVHDQVSDGKAIEIGDDATEEESKIVKKMIMVGLWCIQMKPMDRPTMKNVVEMLEGDLENLRLPPKPVFNVDETPTNIEGESSSLSGDSTESTSLVENAY; encoded by the exons ATGATTTTCATGAGCTGTGAAAATACGGTGAATTCTCCTCTTTATGTGGACACGGCTCCCTACGGCCTTAACTATGGATCAGGAAATTATTCCAACTCTTCTCTTGTGACTCATTCGAATTATGTGACTCTTGGGGGCATGAATGCCTCGGATTTGATGGAACTGTGCAGcatagagaaaatatttttgcttCCAAAGAAGAACTACACAGACAATTACTCCTTTGAAGAAATACACAGTGACCTGGCAAATGGGTTTGAGCTTTCATGGTACAACATAAACTGTGAAAAATGCAGAAGAGGTTGCTACCTCAACAGTGCAGACCATCGTCGATGCATTG GTTTTCATGAAAGCTATAGGCAAATTATACTCTACACAGTGGCAG AACTCCTCACAACAATTG CACTACTTCATGGGCTAAAAGTTGTTTGTGGGACTCCATGTGTGATTATATTTTTGATCTACAAATGGCGAAGGAGACATTTATCAGTATACGATACAGTTGAACAATTCCTACAGAGTCAGAATAACCTGATGCCAGTAAGATATTCCTATTCAGATATCAAGAAGATTACTAGAGGTTTCAAGGACGAATTGGGTAAAGGAGGCTTTGGTACAGTTTACAAAGGAAAGCTTCGCAGTGGACGTTTTGCAGCAATAAAATTGTTGGGAAAATCAAAAGCTAATGGACAGGATTTCATAAATGAAGTTGCTACCATAGGAAGGATTCACCATACTAATGTGGTGCAGCTAATTGGTTTTTGCGCCGAAGGATCAAAACGTGCTCTTGTATATGATTTCATGCCTAATGGATCTCTTGATAGTCACTTGTTTTCTCAAGAAGGATCAATCTCTTTAAGCTGGCAAAAACTGCATCAGATTTCCCTTGGTGTGGCTTGTGGTATCGACTATCTCCATTTAGGTTGTGACATGCAAATACTGCATTTTGATATCAAGCCTCACAACATTCTCCTCGACGAAAATTTCACTCCAAAAGTCTCTGACTTCGGGCTCGCTAGGTTGTACCCAACGAATGGCAGCATCACATCTCTCACTGCAGCAAGGGGCACCATCGGATACATGGCTCCTGAATTGTTCTACAAAAACATTGGACGCGTCTCATATAAAGCTGATGTCTATAGCTTCGGAATGCTGCTATTGGAAATGGCAGGCAAAAGAAAGAATCTAAATGCTTTGGCAGAAAATTCAAGTCAAATCTACTGGCCATATTGGGTTCATGACCAAGTATCTGATGGAAAGGCCATAGAAATCGGAGACGATGCCACTGAGGAAGAAAGTAAGATCGTTAAGAAGATGATTATGGTTGGATTGTGGTGTATACAAATGAAACCCATGGATCGGCCTACAATGAAGAATGTTGTGGAGATGCTTGAAGGAGATTTGGAAAACTTGCGATTGCCTCCTAAGCCTGTCTTCAATGTAGATGAGACGCCAACAAACATTGAAGGAGAGTCATCATCGTTGTCAGGTGATTCTACCGAATCAACCAGTTTGGTTGAAAATGCATACTGA
- the LOC18106962 gene encoding rust resistance kinase Lr10 isoform X1: MFRGMNVLLPCYIAFLLQLLVFQTCHSSNITAHCAPSSCGNIQNISYPFRLNTDPQSCGNNNYNLSCENNISTVLYLYSGKYYVQAINYGNYTIRVVDAGVQGNCCSIPRYSLARDNFSYGDPYTWYNYKQVLPPGVGEGFVDYRGYYWGGRLPPTLSQPMIFMSCENTVNSPLYVDTAPYGLNYGSGNYSNSSLVTHSNYVTLGGMNASDLMELCSIEKIFLLPKKNYTDNYSFEEIHSDLANGFELSWYNINCEKCRRGCYLNSADHRRCIGFHESYRQIILYTVAELLTTIALLHGLKVVCGTPCVIIFLIYKWRRRHLSVYDTVEQFLQSQNNLMPVRYSYSDIKKITRGFKDELGKGGFGTVYKGKLRSGRFAAIKLLGKSKANGQDFINEVATIGRIHHTNVVQLIGFCAEGSKRALVYDFMPNGSLDSHLFSQEGSISLSWQKLHQISLGVACGIDYLHLGCDMQILHFDIKPHNILLDENFTPKVSDFGLARLYPTNGSITSLTAARGTIGYMAPELFYKNIGRVSYKADVYSFGMLLLEMAGKRKNLNALAENSSQIYWPYWVHDQVSDGKAIEIGDDATEEESKIVKKMIMVGLWCIQMKPMDRPTMKNVVEMLEGDLENLRLPPKPVFNVDETPTNIEGESSSLSGDSTESTSLVENAY; the protein is encoded by the exons ATGTTTAGAGGAATGAACGTCCTTTTGCCTTGCTACATAGCTTTTCTTTTACAGCTATTAGTCTTCCAAACTTGCCATTCTAGCAACATCACTGCTCATTGTGCTCCTTCTTCATGCGGCAATATCCAAAACATAAGCTACCCTTTCAGACTAAACACTGATCCACAAAGCTGCGGAAACAATAATTATAATCTGAGTTGCGAGAACAATATTTCTACAGTATTATATTTGTATTCAGGTAAATACTACGTGCAGGCAATCAACTACGGTAACTACACAATCCGAGTGGTAGATGCTGGTGTACAAGGTAATTGCTGCTCCATCCCTCGTTATTCTTTGGCACGTGACAACTTCAGTTACGGAGATCCGTACACATGGTATAACTACAAGCAGGTACTGCCGCCGGGAGTGGGTGAAGGTTTCGTGGACTATCGGGGGTACTATTGGGGGGGCCGGTTACCTCCTACACTATCACAGCCTATGATTTTCATGAGCTGTGAAAATACGGTGAATTCTCCTCTTTATGTGGACACGGCTCCCTACGGCCTTAACTATGGATCAGGAAATTATTCCAACTCTTCTCTTGTGACTCATTCGAATTATGTGACTCTTGGGGGCATGAATGCCTCGGATTTGATGGAACTGTGCAGcatagagaaaatatttttgcttCCAAAGAAGAACTACACAGACAATTACTCCTTTGAAGAAATACACAGTGACCTGGCAAATGGGTTTGAGCTTTCATGGTACAACATAAACTGTGAAAAATGCAGAAGAGGTTGCTACCTCAACAGTGCAGACCATCGTCGATGCATTG GTTTTCATGAAAGCTATAGGCAAATTATACTCTACACAGTGGCAG AACTCCTCACAACAATTG CACTACTTCATGGGCTAAAAGTTGTTTGTGGGACTCCATGTGTGATTATATTTTTGATCTACAAATGGCGAAGGAGACATTTATCAGTATACGATACAGTTGAACAATTCCTACAGAGTCAGAATAACCTGATGCCAGTAAGATATTCCTATTCAGATATCAAGAAGATTACTAGAGGTTTCAAGGACGAATTGGGTAAAGGAGGCTTTGGTACAGTTTACAAAGGAAAGCTTCGCAGTGGACGTTTTGCAGCAATAAAATTGTTGGGAAAATCAAAAGCTAATGGACAGGATTTCATAAATGAAGTTGCTACCATAGGAAGGATTCACCATACTAATGTGGTGCAGCTAATTGGTTTTTGCGCCGAAGGATCAAAACGTGCTCTTGTATATGATTTCATGCCTAATGGATCTCTTGATAGTCACTTGTTTTCTCAAGAAGGATCAATCTCTTTAAGCTGGCAAAAACTGCATCAGATTTCCCTTGGTGTGGCTTGTGGTATCGACTATCTCCATTTAGGTTGTGACATGCAAATACTGCATTTTGATATCAAGCCTCACAACATTCTCCTCGACGAAAATTTCACTCCAAAAGTCTCTGACTTCGGGCTCGCTAGGTTGTACCCAACGAATGGCAGCATCACATCTCTCACTGCAGCAAGGGGCACCATCGGATACATGGCTCCTGAATTGTTCTACAAAAACATTGGACGCGTCTCATATAAAGCTGATGTCTATAGCTTCGGAATGCTGCTATTGGAAATGGCAGGCAAAAGAAAGAATCTAAATGCTTTGGCAGAAAATTCAAGTCAAATCTACTGGCCATATTGGGTTCATGACCAAGTATCTGATGGAAAGGCCATAGAAATCGGAGACGATGCCACTGAGGAAGAAAGTAAGATCGTTAAGAAGATGATTATGGTTGGATTGTGGTGTATACAAATGAAACCCATGGATCGGCCTACAATGAAGAATGTTGTGGAGATGCTTGAAGGAGATTTGGAAAACTTGCGATTGCCTCCTAAGCCTGTCTTCAATGTAGATGAGACGCCAACAAACATTGAAGGAGAGTCATCATCGTTGTCAGGTGATTCTACCGAATCAACCAGTTTGGTTGAAAATGCATACTGA